One window of Branchiostoma lanceolatum isolate klBraLanc5 chromosome 6, klBraLanc5.hap2, whole genome shotgun sequence genomic DNA carries:
- the LOC136436626 gene encoding cytidine monophosphate-N-acetylneuraminic acid hydroxylase-like, whose amino-acid sequence MEQKSVEVLRLTPRETDGLRPGINLVCREADSFVIYKDPKNPDDDPYKACRNICKHQGGKFVQDVEDPGCSVLRCTKHGWKLDCSTMKYVNPPDSFSQERLVPELDEDGSLALVELIPPEPWKVDARAQQEIQPGEVQLTFFAHACMELKVGDKTMFFDPWLTGPAFARGWWLIHEPPADWLDKLSRADLIYISHVHSDHLSYPTLTLLAEKNPDIPIYVGDTAMPVFCKLEQSGVRLNHINVCNFGVWQEINEDLRFMILMDGVHPDMDTCILVDYKGHLILNTVDCTQPNGMRLPKNVDIMMSDFAGGASGFPMAFSGGRYTDEWKAKFIATERKKLLYYKTQVVRDVNPKVYCPFAGYFVEAHPADKYIRDTNTKNSAEQLNALINRYSDHIVPWSPKPGSTLDLALVLDDTVDRSLAIVDPPPGTKIYKDSWDFDSYIDKINESIESEVFAYPDWIPVYYRWAGFRNYNLVLRMIETDDDFQPIEGGYDFLVDFSDLSFPQQRPSREHAYLEIKNRIGVHRQTVLKGLFWDDLYIGFNNRISRNPDTFHFRFWNHMQILLPEQPPDWSSFLHEQRMMHDGKPARAVWKPSKKSDSIAGCTVC is encoded by the exons ATGGAACAGAAAAGCGTGGAGGTATTGCGGTTAACTCCCCGTGAAACCGACGGTCTGAGGCCGGGAATCAATCTTGTCTGCAGGGAAGCTGACAGCTTTGTCATATACAAg GATCCAAAGAACCCAGATGACGACCCGTACAAGGCCTGCCGCAATATCTGTAAACATCAGGGCGGCAAGTTCGTACAAGATGTTGAAGACCCTGGCTGCAG CGTTCTGCGATGCACCAAGCACGGCTGGAAACTGGACTGCTCCACCATGAAGTACGTCAACCCCCCAGACAGCTTCAGCCAGGAGAGGTTAG TTCCAGAGCTAGACGAAGACGGCTCACTGGCCCTGGTGGAGCTGATCCCGCCTGAGCCGTGGAAGGTCGACGCGAGAGCCCAGCAGGAGATCCAGCCCGGAGAAGTGCAG CTGACGTTCTTTGCGCATGCGTGTATGGAGCTGAAGGTAGGAGACAAGACCATGTTCTTCGACCCATGGCTGACCGGGCCGGCCTTCGCCAGGGGTTGGTGGCTCATCCACGAACCGCCCGCTGATTGGCTGGACAAACTGTCACGTGCCGACCTCATTTACATCAGTCATGTGCACTCTGATCATCTCAG CTACCCCACGCTGACGCTCCTGGCGGAAAAGAACCCGGACATCCCGATCTACGTGGGCGACACGGCCATGCCGGTCTTCTGTAAGCTGGAGCAGAGCGGCGTCAGGCTGAACCACATCAACGTCTGCAATTTCGGCGTGTGGCAGGAG ATCAACGAAGATCTTCGCTTCATGATCCTGATGGACGGCGTTCATCCTGACATGGACACCTGCATCTTGGTGGACTACAAGG GTCATCTGATCCTGAACACCGTGGACTGCACCCAGCCAAACGGCATGCGGCTGCCCAAGAACGTGGACATCATGATGAGTGACTTCGCGGGGGGTGCATCCGGGTTCCCCATGGCGTTCTCTGGAGGACGATACACAG ATGAATGGAAAGCCAAGTTTATCGCCACGGAGCGGAAAAAGCTGCTGTACTATAAGACGCAAGTGGTTCGTGACGTCAACCCTAAAGTCTACTGTCCGTTCGCTGGTTACTTCGTGGAAGCTCATCCAGCGGACAA GTACATCCGTGACACCAACACGAAGAACAGCGCTGAGCAGCTGAACGCTCTCATCAACAGGTACTCCGACCACATCGTCCCGTGGTCACCGAAACCCGGCTCCACTCTGGACCTGGCACTGGTTCTGGATGACACAGTGGACCGCAG CCTTGCAATAGTAGATCCTCCTCCTGGGACTAAGATCTACAAAGACAGCTGGGATTTCGACTCGTACATAGACAAGATCAACGAGAGCATCGAGAGCGAAGTTTTCGCCTACCCCGACTGGATCCCGGTCTACTACAGGTGGGCAGGGTTCAGGAACTACAACCTGGTCCTGAGG ATGATAGAGACAGATGACGACTTCCAGCCTATCGAGGGCGGGTACGACTTCCTGGTGGATTTCTCAGACCTGAGCTTCCCTCAACAGCGACCGTCCAGGGAGCATGCGTACCTAGAG ATCAAGAACCGAATAGGAGTCCACCGTCAAACGGTTTTGAAGGGACTGTTTTGGGACGACCTGTACATCGGCTTTAACAACAGGATATCACGGAACCCGGACACGTTTCACTTTAG GTTCTGGAACCACATGCAGATCCTTCTGCCAGAACAGCCGCCCGACTGGTCAAGTTTCCTGCACGAGCAGCGAATGATGCATGACGGCAAACCTGCGCGGGCAGTCTGGAAACCGTCAAAAAAGAGCGACTCCATTGCTGGA TGTACCGTCTGCTGA
- the LOC136436633 gene encoding uncharacterized protein isoform X3, whose protein sequence is MSAILKIALLLPCILVTAVGDKIRLPRGPSPREGVVEVWHDMHPVWSRICHRDWDTNDAKVVCRQLGFTRAVETVAVLGADLRYPPPNGTDDSPDTHYWPQTLQCVGTEASLSDCPHGGWNIHNCSKPSESAGVFCNTGDCDFDSHSCGYHQYCKVGSCQGWGRRPPPIPPANSTAGSGQCMATNVSGSAQLVSPFLHSSTRCMEFAYFMHGNATMRLAVRLWVDSLPAEGNALWMMSGKLKDDWHVARIGIGVDKNFQVMFDGEVIDGSDGIVAIDNVTLSDSPCQARKCSDLPVPAHGYVMYDGDAAHYGCWPGYQLLQPSNRTCLGNGNWTGDATVCQGRSEDYVPLIAGVAVSVFLLAAIGGTIYKLHRRQNRHLIAASRRERAENEYGRECPRRLRPLEFSRDRITLGRQLGKGQYGVVYKAEAWQIAGSRTCTNVAVKQLILSSSDAYMTFHKELLLMEGLEQHPNVVSLLGCCTREEPFYLILEFVSGGSLQSLLRKSQPDEDPGGAGTELTNSELTKFAMDVARGMAYLASKKIIHRDLASRNVLVTDDRVSKVSDFGMSRRGEEYERTTEVPLPVRWMAPESLFEGKYTSRSDVWSFGVLLWEIVMFGKTPYPGMTNHEVRDRIKDGYRMDRPRNCEDHMYDLMTTCWAEDPEDRPDFSGIVLNLENEMEEKMDYFVLGIDNEGMTSDESQDSRSNKMVSVIIHEETKL, encoded by the exons ATGAGTGCCATCCTTAAAATCGCCTTGCTGCTTCCCTGTATACTGGTGACTGCAG TAGGAGATAAAATCCGTCTGCCGCGCGGTCCCAGTCCGCGAGAGGGCGTTGTTGAGGTTTGGCATGACATGCATCCGGTCTGGTCCAGGATTTGTCACAGAGACTGGGACACGAACGACGCCAAGGTGGTCTGCCGACAACTGG GCTTCACCCGAGCCGTGGAGACAGTGGCGGTCCTAGGAGCGGACCTAAGGTACCCCCCACCGAACGGTACAGACGACAGTCCCGACACGCACTACTGGCCACAGACTCTGCAGTGTGTCGGTACGGAGGCGTCACTGAGCGACTGTCCTCATGGCGGCTGGAACATACACAACTGCAGCAAGCCGAGCGAAAGCGCTGGCGTCTTTTGCA ATACCGGTGACTGTGACTTTGATAGCCACTCTTGCGGATACCATCAATACTGCAAGGTCGGGTCTTGCCAGGGCTGGGGTCGACGTCCTCCCCCGATCCCACCCGCAAACAGCACCGCCGGCTCAG GACAATGCATGGCGACCAATGTCTCCGGTTCAGCGCAGTTGGTGTCCCCCTTCCTGCACAGTAGCACAAGGTGCATGGAGTTCGCTTACTTCATGCACGGCAACGCCACCATGCGACTTGCCGTGAGACTGTGGGTGGACTCGCTACCAGCGGAAGGGAACGCTCTTTGGATGATGTCGGGCAAGCTAAAAGACGACTGGCACGTCGCTAGGATTGGAATAGGTGTTGATAAAAATTTCCAG GTCATGTTCGACGGCGAGGTGATCGATGGTTCTGATGGAATCGTCGCCATCGATAACGTCACTCTCAGTGACTCGCCATGTCAAG CACGTAAATGTTCGGACCTGCCCGTCCCTGCGCATGGATATGTGATGTACGATGGTGACGCGGCGCACTACGGCTGCTGGCCCGGGTACCAGCTACTCCAGCCGTCTAACCGCACCTGTCTGGGCAACGGGAACTGGACTGGAGATGCGACTGTCTGTCAAG GTCGGTCAGAAGATTATGTACCCTTGATCGCCGGAGTAGCTGTGTCCGTGTTCCTCCTGGCAGCTATTGGCGGGACAATCTACAAACTACACCGGCGTCAGAACAGGCATCTAATCG CAGCCAGTCGTCGGGAGAGAGCCGAG AATGAATATGGCAGAGAGTGTCCCAGACGACTGAGACCGCTGGAGTTCTCCCGGGACCGCATTACCCTGGGCCGGCAGCTGGGGAAGGGTCAGTACGGAGTGGTGTACAAGGCGGAGGCCTGGCAGATAGCCGGGAGCCGCACCTGCACTAACGTGGCCGTCAAACAGCTCATAT TGTCGTCATCAGACGCCTACATGACGTTCCACAAGGAGCTGTTGTTGATGGAGGGTTTGGAGCAGCATCCAAACGTCGTGTCACTGCTGGGCTGCTGCACACGCGAAG AACCATTCTACCTGATCCTTGAGTTCGTGTCTGGCGGCAGCCTGCAGTCCTTACTGCGCAAAAGTCAGCCGGACGAGGACCCGGGGGGAGCCGGGACCGAGCTGACCAACTCCGAACTGACCAAGTTCGCCATGGACGTGGCGAGGGGCATGGCTTACCTGGCCTCAAAGAAG ATCATCCACCGTGACTTGGCCTCCCGGAACGTGCTGGTGACGGACGACAGGGTCAGTAAGGTGTCGGACTTCGGCATGTCCCGGCGGGGCGAGGAGTACGAACGGACAACGGAG GTACCCCTCCCCGTACGGTGGATGGCCCCGGAGTCGCTGTTCGAGGGCAAATACACCAGCAGGAGCGACGTCTGGTCCTTCGGCGTTCTGCTGTGGGAGATCGTCATGTTCG GCAAGACTCCGTACCCTGGTATGACGAACCACGAGGTGCGAGACAGAATCAAGGACGGGTACCGCATGGACAGGCCCAGGAACTGCGAGGATCACAT GTACGACTTGATGACCACCTGTTGGGCTGAGGATCCGGAAGACCGCCCAGACTTCTCCGGGATCGTTCTTAATTTGGAAAACGAGATGGAGGAGAAAATG GATTACTTTGTTTTGGGGATTGACAATGAAGGTATGACGTCAGATGAATCCCAAGACAGCAGGTCCAACAAGATGGTGTCTGTCATCATCCATGAAGAGACAAAACTTTAG
- the LOC136436633 gene encoding uncharacterized protein isoform X2: MSAILKIALLLPCILVTAGDKIRLPRGPSPREGVVEVWHDMHPVWSRICHRDWDTNDAKVVCRQLGFTRAVETVAVLGADLRYPPPNGTDDSPDTHYWPQTLQCVGTEASLSDCPHGGWNIHNCSKPSESAGVFCNTGDCDFDSHSCGYHQYCKVGSCQGWGRRPPPIPPANSTAGSGQCMATNVSGSAQLVSPFLHSSTRCMEFAYFMHGNATMRLAVRLWVDSLPAEGNALWMMSGKLKDDWHVARIGIGVDKNFQVMFDGEVIDGSDGIVAIDNVTLSDSPCQARKCSDLPVPAHGYVMYDGDAAHYGCWPGYQLLQPSNRTCLGNGNWTGDATVCQGRSEDYVPLIAGVAVSVFLLAAIGGTIYKLHRRQNRHLIAASRRERAEQNEYGRECPRRLRPLEFSRDRITLGRQLGKGQYGVVYKAEAWQIAGSRTCTNVAVKQLILSSSDAYMTFHKELLLMEGLEQHPNVVSLLGCCTREEPFYLILEFVSGGSLQSLLRKSQPDEDPGGAGTELTNSELTKFAMDVARGMAYLASKKIIHRDLASRNVLVTDDRVSKVSDFGMSRRGEEYERTTEVPLPVRWMAPESLFEGKYTSRSDVWSFGVLLWEIVMFGKTPYPGMTNHEVRDRIKDGYRMDRPRNCEDHMYDLMTTCWAEDPEDRPDFSGIVLNLENEMEEKMDYFVLGIDNEGMTSDESQDSRSNKMVSVIIHEETKL, translated from the exons ATGAGTGCCATCCTTAAAATCGCCTTGCTGCTTCCCTGTATACTGGTGACTGCAG GAGATAAAATCCGTCTGCCGCGCGGTCCCAGTCCGCGAGAGGGCGTTGTTGAGGTTTGGCATGACATGCATCCGGTCTGGTCCAGGATTTGTCACAGAGACTGGGACACGAACGACGCCAAGGTGGTCTGCCGACAACTGG GCTTCACCCGAGCCGTGGAGACAGTGGCGGTCCTAGGAGCGGACCTAAGGTACCCCCCACCGAACGGTACAGACGACAGTCCCGACACGCACTACTGGCCACAGACTCTGCAGTGTGTCGGTACGGAGGCGTCACTGAGCGACTGTCCTCATGGCGGCTGGAACATACACAACTGCAGCAAGCCGAGCGAAAGCGCTGGCGTCTTTTGCA ATACCGGTGACTGTGACTTTGATAGCCACTCTTGCGGATACCATCAATACTGCAAGGTCGGGTCTTGCCAGGGCTGGGGTCGACGTCCTCCCCCGATCCCACCCGCAAACAGCACCGCCGGCTCAG GACAATGCATGGCGACCAATGTCTCCGGTTCAGCGCAGTTGGTGTCCCCCTTCCTGCACAGTAGCACAAGGTGCATGGAGTTCGCTTACTTCATGCACGGCAACGCCACCATGCGACTTGCCGTGAGACTGTGGGTGGACTCGCTACCAGCGGAAGGGAACGCTCTTTGGATGATGTCGGGCAAGCTAAAAGACGACTGGCACGTCGCTAGGATTGGAATAGGTGTTGATAAAAATTTCCAG GTCATGTTCGACGGCGAGGTGATCGATGGTTCTGATGGAATCGTCGCCATCGATAACGTCACTCTCAGTGACTCGCCATGTCAAG CACGTAAATGTTCGGACCTGCCCGTCCCTGCGCATGGATATGTGATGTACGATGGTGACGCGGCGCACTACGGCTGCTGGCCCGGGTACCAGCTACTCCAGCCGTCTAACCGCACCTGTCTGGGCAACGGGAACTGGACTGGAGATGCGACTGTCTGTCAAG GTCGGTCAGAAGATTATGTACCCTTGATCGCCGGAGTAGCTGTGTCCGTGTTCCTCCTGGCAGCTATTGGCGGGACAATCTACAAACTACACCGGCGTCAGAACAGGCATCTAATCG CAGCCAGTCGTCGGGAGAGAGCCGAG CAGAATGAATATGGCAGAGAGTGTCCCAGACGACTGAGACCGCTGGAGTTCTCCCGGGACCGCATTACCCTGGGCCGGCAGCTGGGGAAGGGTCAGTACGGAGTGGTGTACAAGGCGGAGGCCTGGCAGATAGCCGGGAGCCGCACCTGCACTAACGTGGCCGTCAAACAGCTCATAT TGTCGTCATCAGACGCCTACATGACGTTCCACAAGGAGCTGTTGTTGATGGAGGGTTTGGAGCAGCATCCAAACGTCGTGTCACTGCTGGGCTGCTGCACACGCGAAG AACCATTCTACCTGATCCTTGAGTTCGTGTCTGGCGGCAGCCTGCAGTCCTTACTGCGCAAAAGTCAGCCGGACGAGGACCCGGGGGGAGCCGGGACCGAGCTGACCAACTCCGAACTGACCAAGTTCGCCATGGACGTGGCGAGGGGCATGGCTTACCTGGCCTCAAAGAAG ATCATCCACCGTGACTTGGCCTCCCGGAACGTGCTGGTGACGGACGACAGGGTCAGTAAGGTGTCGGACTTCGGCATGTCCCGGCGGGGCGAGGAGTACGAACGGACAACGGAG GTACCCCTCCCCGTACGGTGGATGGCCCCGGAGTCGCTGTTCGAGGGCAAATACACCAGCAGGAGCGACGTCTGGTCCTTCGGCGTTCTGCTGTGGGAGATCGTCATGTTCG GCAAGACTCCGTACCCTGGTATGACGAACCACGAGGTGCGAGACAGAATCAAGGACGGGTACCGCATGGACAGGCCCAGGAACTGCGAGGATCACAT GTACGACTTGATGACCACCTGTTGGGCTGAGGATCCGGAAGACCGCCCAGACTTCTCCGGGATCGTTCTTAATTTGGAAAACGAGATGGAGGAGAAAATG GATTACTTTGTTTTGGGGATTGACAATGAAGGTATGACGTCAGATGAATCCCAAGACAGCAGGTCCAACAAGATGGTGTCTGTCATCATCCATGAAGAGACAAAACTTTAG
- the LOC136436633 gene encoding uncharacterized protein isoform X1, translating into MSAILKIALLLPCILVTAVGDKIRLPRGPSPREGVVEVWHDMHPVWSRICHRDWDTNDAKVVCRQLGFTRAVETVAVLGADLRYPPPNGTDDSPDTHYWPQTLQCVGTEASLSDCPHGGWNIHNCSKPSESAGVFCNTGDCDFDSHSCGYHQYCKVGSCQGWGRRPPPIPPANSTAGSGQCMATNVSGSAQLVSPFLHSSTRCMEFAYFMHGNATMRLAVRLWVDSLPAEGNALWMMSGKLKDDWHVARIGIGVDKNFQVMFDGEVIDGSDGIVAIDNVTLSDSPCQARKCSDLPVPAHGYVMYDGDAAHYGCWPGYQLLQPSNRTCLGNGNWTGDATVCQGRSEDYVPLIAGVAVSVFLLAAIGGTIYKLHRRQNRHLIAASRRERAEQNEYGRECPRRLRPLEFSRDRITLGRQLGKGQYGVVYKAEAWQIAGSRTCTNVAVKQLILSSSDAYMTFHKELLLMEGLEQHPNVVSLLGCCTREEPFYLILEFVSGGSLQSLLRKSQPDEDPGGAGTELTNSELTKFAMDVARGMAYLASKKIIHRDLASRNVLVTDDRVSKVSDFGMSRRGEEYERTTEVPLPVRWMAPESLFEGKYTSRSDVWSFGVLLWEIVMFGKTPYPGMTNHEVRDRIKDGYRMDRPRNCEDHMYDLMTTCWAEDPEDRPDFSGIVLNLENEMEEKMDYFVLGIDNEGMTSDESQDSRSNKMVSVIIHEETKL; encoded by the exons ATGAGTGCCATCCTTAAAATCGCCTTGCTGCTTCCCTGTATACTGGTGACTGCAG TAGGAGATAAAATCCGTCTGCCGCGCGGTCCCAGTCCGCGAGAGGGCGTTGTTGAGGTTTGGCATGACATGCATCCGGTCTGGTCCAGGATTTGTCACAGAGACTGGGACACGAACGACGCCAAGGTGGTCTGCCGACAACTGG GCTTCACCCGAGCCGTGGAGACAGTGGCGGTCCTAGGAGCGGACCTAAGGTACCCCCCACCGAACGGTACAGACGACAGTCCCGACACGCACTACTGGCCACAGACTCTGCAGTGTGTCGGTACGGAGGCGTCACTGAGCGACTGTCCTCATGGCGGCTGGAACATACACAACTGCAGCAAGCCGAGCGAAAGCGCTGGCGTCTTTTGCA ATACCGGTGACTGTGACTTTGATAGCCACTCTTGCGGATACCATCAATACTGCAAGGTCGGGTCTTGCCAGGGCTGGGGTCGACGTCCTCCCCCGATCCCACCCGCAAACAGCACCGCCGGCTCAG GACAATGCATGGCGACCAATGTCTCCGGTTCAGCGCAGTTGGTGTCCCCCTTCCTGCACAGTAGCACAAGGTGCATGGAGTTCGCTTACTTCATGCACGGCAACGCCACCATGCGACTTGCCGTGAGACTGTGGGTGGACTCGCTACCAGCGGAAGGGAACGCTCTTTGGATGATGTCGGGCAAGCTAAAAGACGACTGGCACGTCGCTAGGATTGGAATAGGTGTTGATAAAAATTTCCAG GTCATGTTCGACGGCGAGGTGATCGATGGTTCTGATGGAATCGTCGCCATCGATAACGTCACTCTCAGTGACTCGCCATGTCAAG CACGTAAATGTTCGGACCTGCCCGTCCCTGCGCATGGATATGTGATGTACGATGGTGACGCGGCGCACTACGGCTGCTGGCCCGGGTACCAGCTACTCCAGCCGTCTAACCGCACCTGTCTGGGCAACGGGAACTGGACTGGAGATGCGACTGTCTGTCAAG GTCGGTCAGAAGATTATGTACCCTTGATCGCCGGAGTAGCTGTGTCCGTGTTCCTCCTGGCAGCTATTGGCGGGACAATCTACAAACTACACCGGCGTCAGAACAGGCATCTAATCG CAGCCAGTCGTCGGGAGAGAGCCGAG CAGAATGAATATGGCAGAGAGTGTCCCAGACGACTGAGACCGCTGGAGTTCTCCCGGGACCGCATTACCCTGGGCCGGCAGCTGGGGAAGGGTCAGTACGGAGTGGTGTACAAGGCGGAGGCCTGGCAGATAGCCGGGAGCCGCACCTGCACTAACGTGGCCGTCAAACAGCTCATAT TGTCGTCATCAGACGCCTACATGACGTTCCACAAGGAGCTGTTGTTGATGGAGGGTTTGGAGCAGCATCCAAACGTCGTGTCACTGCTGGGCTGCTGCACACGCGAAG AACCATTCTACCTGATCCTTGAGTTCGTGTCTGGCGGCAGCCTGCAGTCCTTACTGCGCAAAAGTCAGCCGGACGAGGACCCGGGGGGAGCCGGGACCGAGCTGACCAACTCCGAACTGACCAAGTTCGCCATGGACGTGGCGAGGGGCATGGCTTACCTGGCCTCAAAGAAG ATCATCCACCGTGACTTGGCCTCCCGGAACGTGCTGGTGACGGACGACAGGGTCAGTAAGGTGTCGGACTTCGGCATGTCCCGGCGGGGCGAGGAGTACGAACGGACAACGGAG GTACCCCTCCCCGTACGGTGGATGGCCCCGGAGTCGCTGTTCGAGGGCAAATACACCAGCAGGAGCGACGTCTGGTCCTTCGGCGTTCTGCTGTGGGAGATCGTCATGTTCG GCAAGACTCCGTACCCTGGTATGACGAACCACGAGGTGCGAGACAGAATCAAGGACGGGTACCGCATGGACAGGCCCAGGAACTGCGAGGATCACAT GTACGACTTGATGACCACCTGTTGGGCTGAGGATCCGGAAGACCGCCCAGACTTCTCCGGGATCGTTCTTAATTTGGAAAACGAGATGGAGGAGAAAATG GATTACTTTGTTTTGGGGATTGACAATGAAGGTATGACGTCAGATGAATCCCAAGACAGCAGGTCCAACAAGATGGTGTCTGTCATCATCCATGAAGAGACAAAACTTTAG